Part of the Lolium rigidum isolate FL_2022 chromosome 6, APGP_CSIRO_Lrig_0.1, whole genome shotgun sequence genome, TAAATGAGCTTGAAGTGCGTATTGAGCAGAAGCGGACCAGTACGAGAGGTAGGCAACCTTACTTTTTTTGTCCAGTTTGTTACTCTGCCAATGGTAACTCTTAATTTGGTGATATGCATCTTGGTTTTCCCAACATGTAAAAAATGCGTGTGTAATGTGTTGCAATATTTGTGTACTTTGGCCGTATGGCACCAGGTCAGAATATTGTGGTGTTCTATCAATGTCTTTTCTTCTTGCTAGTATTAGTCTTAATAGAGGTTTGGTTGTTAATTTTCAAGATGCTGTCTGGAGAGTCTGCTAGCTCATTGTAGCATTTGTAACGAGATACTTAACTTGAACTCTTTCTGCAGTTGTGAATGGTGTTGTCATGAATGCTGGTGGAGGCGGCCGTTTCCAATATGGGAGGGGTCACCGTGGTGGAGGACGTGGTGGTGGCTATGGGAACAATGCGAACTACCGTGGTGGTGATAACTTCCACAGCAGGAGGGACGAGAACGGTGATGACTTCAACAACATGAGAGACGACGGTGATAGCTTCAACAGGCGGAACGACGGTGAGAACTTCAACAGGAGGAACCGAAACGAGTACTCCGGGGGTCGTGGTGGGCGAGGGCCGCCGCCCCAGGGGAACGGCTACCACCACCACAACGGGAACGGCTTCCACCAGCCACGGCCCTTCCCAAACGAGAATGGGAGGTATGCCCGTGCCAATGGCGGCCCGAAGCAAACACAGGTTGGCGCGTAGAGGGCCAGCGGAAACCAGTCTAGAGGATAGGAGGTCAGATTCTTTTAGCAGTCGCTAGTAAGTTTAGCGCTGCTTGCTTGGCGGTGTATGGTAGGTGAATGGATTTTGTGTTGATGAACGTCAATTGGTTGGTGGGTGATGCGGAGATCAAATTGTGTCGATCGGAACAGAACCCCAGTCTGGGAAGCGCAAGATGCAAAGatctgctgttgttgttgtaatTCATGTTATCTCTTATCGCTGTTGTTGTTGTATGTTGCTGTTCTTCACTGGATGGAAATCGATAATCGTCATGTTTGACATCTCACGTACTGTAGGTTAATTGATTGAGGAGACTAAAGAGTGAAAGATCCTGGTACGTGGAGTCATTCCTTTGTTTGATTTGGTGTTTACAAGACGCAACCTGAATGCGTCTTGCGAAGcatcaggttctcatctttcaagTTGTCTGTGCTGCCATTCAGTTTTTGTCCACGACAccgaaaaattcaaaataaatgtaGGGAGTATATTTGCAAACAAAGATAAGGTGATAATTAGCTCAGTATTTTTAACTAATTATTAGCAGGATCACATTACTTTACTGCTGTAAAAAAACATATACTAATAGCGTTTCTAGTAACTCCATAGATTACCTATACAGAATAAAAGTTACTCGATAGATACTCCGCCGCCCTTCTCCCTCCTCCCAGCGCTCCAACACATCCCCACCGCCCCCCGGTTGCTTCCAGGGACAGCAAGAGTGGAGATCGCCGTCGGCGAGGATGGTGGACGTGTCGCGCGTGCAGAAGGAGCTGACGGAGTGCAACCGGGACTCGGACGTCTCCGGCGTCTCCATCGCGCTCCACGACGGGGGCTCCAGCATCACCCACCTCACCGGCACCATCGCCGGGCCCCTCGACACCCCCTACCAGGGCGGCATCTTCCGCATCGACATCCGCCTCCCAGGTCACCGCTCGCTCCGGCCCGTCTCGCTACTGCCTTCCTTCCCTCCCGCGCGCGTTCCTGTGGGGATTCCCGTTCCGTCCCCCGACCCTGCTCCGCGATTTGGCAGCGATCGGGGCGAGGGGTTTGGCCGTTGGCCTCGGCGGGCCGCGGGGCACGGTAGATTCGGGTAGGGTTTTGTCTGCGCCCCTAGATCGTTCAAGATTAGGATCCGATTGGGCAAATTAGCCATTTATTTAAGAACCTACATCGAAGCAAAGCTGTGTTTGCGCCGACAGATTTGTGCCTCAGGTCCGAATTATGCTGATGTACACACTTGATTCAGGGTGTGTTCTGCGTCATGTTCTGTAGGATACTACTAGCCATAGGGCCCTGAATTGCTCGCCAAACATCATGTTGCTGTGGTCAGAAGAATGATCCGTATCCAATCAGGCAATCAGTTACAATAGATTGTGTGCATTCGTCACTTGCAGAATTCTGCCTCAGTAAGCTGATGCCAGGAAGTCAGAGAAGCGGAGCTGCGGAAAATGTTACTATCGTCTAACTGAAATCTCTGTGCTCTTTGATTGGCAGGTGGCTATCCGTTTGAGCCTCCCAAGATGCAGTTCATCACCAAAGTATGGTATGCAAGCTTTCCTTCTCCCTGTGGTTTGTTGCTTGTGTTTCCCTCTCTGTATAGACCTTTGTGAAGGAGGATCACAATGTTCCTCATATGTAGGGATCCATTACTGTAAGACTCCAAGCTAACAATTGACATGGATTTTATGTTCTTTATATTTCTTGCTGTTTGACCAAATATGGCCATTAGCAGTAGGACATTGTAGATCAATCAAATGAATGCAGTTTCAGTATTGGTATATCTTAACTCTTAAGGAACTGTAACAAGTTTATTTACTCGTCAAATGGGGGAGAGCCATCCAAGGATCCATTACTGTAAGACTCTAGGCTAACAATTGACATGGATTTCCTGTTctttatatttctttttatttgaccaAATATGGCCATTAGCAGTAGGACATTGTAGATTAAATGAATGCAGTTTCAGTATTGGTATATCTTAACTCTTAAGGGATTGTAACAAGTTTATTTACTCTTCAAATGGGGGAGAGCCATCCAGTTTTAAAATGTGTATAATGTTACCTACACAAATGTTCTTATATTCTCGATGTATTGCAGTGAGTAACTGATGCTTCCTGACTGATAAGTACAATTTACTTGTCTGCAATGCTGATTTCTGCTCCAACCTATGTTGAAGGCACCCAAACATTAGCAGCCAGAATGGAGCAATTTGCTTGGACATACTGAAAGATCAGTGGAGCCCAGCCCTTACCTTGAAGACGGCGTTGCTATCCCTTCAAGCTCTGCTTTCTGCTCCAGCCCCTGATGATCCTCAGGATGCTGTTGTTGCACAACAGGTCTGAATTTTTCTCTTTATTATTTAGTACCATGTTTTGGCACACCACTTACTTCTACCCTGGGAACTACCTGTGCACCGCTAGTTAAATTGACATTTCCTCTTCCTGGGGTAATTTCTTTAAATTCAGCTGTGTATTTGTGCAGAACTGCGATATATTACCTATTGTAGAATAGCACCAGAGTGTTACTGTACTGTAAATGTGTTATTTTATTTATACTGTAGCATCCAGTACATCAGCCCTATACTAGTACCTGTGGCGGAACAGCTATCGTTCGTCATGTCTGGGTTACCGCACATTTAACATTCATATTCCTGTGGCAACGTTGGTTGTCATGCCAATCAACACAACTGAGGTCACCATTGCAGCTGATTTCAAGGTTTAGGTGAATTTCATACCGGGTATTCTACATGCTCTACATACAGTTTGAGTTTGGTGCTGGATGATACCTGAGCATGTACGGTAGTTTTGGTCGTAAACAAGCCTTTGAGCACTCAGTACCTAATCTACTCTGTTTATGTAATTTAATTAATAATATACTCCGATAATTTTATAATATGATCTTTCTAATCATACCTTCAAGAGGTGTGATATTTTACAAGATTGTTCATTACTTAACCTAACCTGGCTGGAAATGGAGGAAAGATAAGGCTAAAAATAATAATTCGCACAAGGTAGTGAGTAAAAGTTGATAGTACTCAGGCATATAAGCAACAAATTCAGCTCAGAGCTTGATTTTGGAGTCTACCATGTTGTTCGATATTCACTTAGTTAGTCAATCTAGGCAGGTCTGTAATCTAGAAGTGATTATATTTGTGCTCCAGGGCGGGCCTGGGTCCCTTTTTAGGTTTTATACTGTCATTCCAGTGATGCAGGGCAAGACCTGAAGTTTCACTGTGATGGACCGATGGTTATTCACGAACTCAACAGACCCAGAAATCCCTATGGATTTCAGGACAGTGGTCTTCACTGTCAGGTTAACTGACTCACTGTCTACTAATAGCATTTCTTGTCATCTGTTTTTGCAGTATCTACGTGACAAGTCCACATTTGTCAATACTGCTCGCTATTGGACGGAGGCATATGCAAAGAGCGACTCCaccggcatggaagagaaggtacTGTTATCAAAATGTATACCATGTCATTTGCTATAGGAGCAAAGCTGTGGATTCTCAGAATTCCTTCGTTTATGCAAACTGCAGGTGCAGAAGCTGGTAGAGATGGGCTTCCCTGAGGATATGGTGAGAAGTGCCCTGAAGAGTGTCAACGGCGACGAGAACATGGCCCTCGAAAAGCTCTGCTCCGGCTGAAGCCCTATCCTTATTAGAACTGTAAATCACGTGCCCAATTTATTATGAATCAACGATTCTAGGTAATGCTCCTGTTATGCCATGTCAGTGTGGCCTCTAGGGCACTATATATAGAGGATTGAACCATGGAACTGAACTGAAGACTATCTATCATAAGTCGACAGACTTCGTTCATTTCCTTTCTTATGGTTTCTTTCCTTCCATCCGTGTATCTGAGTCAGCAGCAGGGTCGTTGCAGCCTATGCAAATCCGATTTATGTCTGATGCAAAGCGTCAGTTTGGCAATTATGAGGTGATCCGAATTTGATGGGCCATATTTGATAGCTTACTGATCTTGGTCTGTTTCTTTCTCCTGCAATGCCTACGTGGCCAGTGATTTTGCTGAGCTACTTTGCTGAATGCATTTTTTCTCTCTGAGGCGTCTGAATGGAAATCACCGAACGAGATTTCAACATTTTGAATGATTGAAATGCATAAGCTGGGCTATCAGTGTCACACCTGTATAACGTGGCTGGCGGTGCGATTAGACAAGATTCATCCGAAGGGACGGCACACGGATTAAGCTCAATGATTAAGACAATCTGAAGGGAAGGCACCAGATTTAGCTCAATGATTAGAACAATGAGAAGAGAAGGCACCAGGATTCAGCTCAGTGATTAAGACATCATGACGATCTTTAGTTTGTTGGACAGTAGGAGTAAGATAATGTCCTGGATACTCATTAATTAGGACTACAAGACAATGATCGAGGCATCATTATCGCTGCCACTTACGTTGCCTTCTTTGTTTTGCCTGCAACAATAGGTCCACCCTGTTCCTATACAAGAAACAGGAAAGTTTCTCTTGTGAAAATTGGAGACGCAAGCGTACATCCAAGAGGTCAATCTCGTTTGATTCATTTTCTTCTACTCATGGCAGCCACCAAGAACCGTTCAACATACGCAATCCATTAGTATCACCTGGCCACAGCTCATTGCTCCATTTCTCTCTCAAAACAGAGTAATTATTCAGTACTGCTGAAGTTTTTTTGTCTTAACGAATCAAAGTAGCACTATACATTACGAAAGAGAGTTTCAGATAGATTGAATACTCGTGATTTACTTCAGAGGAGACACTGTCGTGTCACTGAGGATTATCATTGT contains:
- the LOC124662004 gene encoding ubiquitin-conjugating enzyme E2 27 → MVDVSRVQKELTECNRDSDVSGVSIALHDGGSSITHLTGTIAGPLDTPYQGGIFRIDIRLPGGYPFEPPKMQFITKVWHPNISSQNGAICLDILKDQWSPALTLKTALLSLQALLSAPAPDDPQDAVVAQQYLRDKSTFVNTARYWTEAYAKSDSTGMEEKVQKLVEMGFPEDMVRSALKSVNGDENMALEKLCSG